From a region of the Streptomyces tirandamycinicus genome:
- a CDS encoding phosphodiester glycosidase family protein — protein sequence MCSALALGAAGPAAAGSAPPPEPLPRTAAEMLRPVSPPAARQADREHGNPGPADLGTFTIADGDGLETARTSRPLAPGVELGSYDRLESDTWLRVDTISVDLTRGTRVDYLHPGKVAARQTVSRMAAEHDPGPGRRTVAAVNGDFFDINQTGAPSGIALHDGRLVNSPAPGRNRAVGVGPGDAGRVLQLYFEGTLTLPAGTRPLAALNAADVPANGVGAYNAQWGEADRALTVDGARRAAEVAVADGKVTAAAGPPGKGPVPPGATVLVGRDAGADALTALAVGDPVGWEYRPRAATGEVPRTAIGAGELLVLDGEPVDHEGGGNNPAAPRTAVGFSRDGAVMRILTVDGRQADSGGVTLTELGLMMRREGAHNAVNLDGGGSSTLVAREPGSDTMRVENSPSDGTERPVPNGLALTAPDGSGELRGYRVGTAMDPGAAPTADPVRGGHPERVFPGLTRRLTAAGYDETYGPAEGAPHWYARNPLAGRAGPDGVFTARHSGSTDVIARRGSARGVIRLTVLGELDRIRPSVRRVGLADAQASGRFGVLGLDAHGTSAPVEPSDVRLDYDRSLFDIAPDAEGFTVRARTAEPVAGRVTATVAGRSTVVAVTVGLAAHQVASFDDAGRWTFTAARASGSVAPTADGRTGTGLDMAYDFTQSTATRAAYAHPPAQIPVDGQPQSFGLWVKGDGNGAWPTLHLKDQAGSDQLLRGPYVTWTGWRHVEFAVPAGVSYPLRVHRVYLAETAATRSYRGRVVFDELTAMVPPPVALPAGPVHRDPLVGTAAKTASRDWRFAVLSDAQFVARSPDSQAVAQARRTLREIRAARPDFVVVNGDLVDEGSPADLAFARTVLEEELGGGPPWYYVPGNHEVMGGGIDDFVAEFGPARRTFDHKGTRFITLDTSSLGLRGGGLAQIRELRAQLDAAAADPRVGSVLVVQHVPPRDPTPQQGSRLADRKEAALLEGWLSAFRLSTGKGAAFVGAHVGTFHAERVDGVPYLVNGNSAKTPSTPADEGGFTGWSLVGVDRVSPAEQAVARHLPWTGGPDWVTVQARAHVDGLTLDAPASVPAGTGAPVTAVVRQGQGPGAREVPARFPVSTDWSGSPHLYVGDPARARPWHVAAYDPSTGRLTGLRPGTAVLAVTVNGTRTESRVTVAASPASYASSASHVPPASYASSASHVPPASYASSASCVWSAESASHPLRAPCARPGGGPGDATATAPRPVTPAGLAGRGVEGISGSG from the coding sequence ATGTGCTCGGCCCTGGCACTCGGCGCCGCCGGGCCCGCCGCCGCCGGGTCCGCACCCCCACCCGAACCCCTCCCGCGCACCGCGGCCGAGATGCTGCGGCCGGTCTCCCCACCGGCCGCCCGCCAGGCGGACCGCGAGCACGGGAACCCCGGCCCGGCGGACCTCGGGACCTTCACCATCGCCGACGGCGACGGGCTGGAGACCGCCCGGACCAGCCGCCCGCTCGCCCCCGGCGTCGAACTCGGCTCGTACGACCGGCTGGAGTCGGACACCTGGCTCCGGGTCGACACGATCTCCGTCGACCTCACCCGGGGTACGCGGGTGGACTACCTCCACCCGGGCAAGGTCGCCGCCCGGCAGACGGTGTCCCGGATGGCCGCGGAGCACGACCCCGGACCCGGGCGGCGGACCGTCGCCGCCGTCAACGGGGACTTCTTCGACATCAACCAGACCGGTGCGCCCAGCGGCATCGCCCTGCACGACGGCCGGCTGGTCAACTCGCCCGCCCCCGGCCGCAACCGGGCCGTCGGCGTCGGCCCCGGGGACGCCGGCCGGGTCCTCCAGCTGTACTTCGAGGGCACCCTGACCCTTCCCGCGGGCACCCGCCCTCTCGCCGCCCTCAACGCGGCCGACGTCCCCGCGAACGGCGTCGGCGCGTACAACGCCCAGTGGGGCGAGGCGGACCGGGCCCTCACCGTGGACGGGGCGCGCCGCGCCGCCGAAGTCGCCGTCGCGGACGGCAAGGTGACCGCAGCGGCCGGCCCGCCCGGCAAGGGCCCGGTGCCGCCCGGTGCGACCGTGCTCGTCGGCCGGGACGCGGGCGCGGACGCGCTCACCGCGCTCGCCGTCGGCGACCCGGTCGGCTGGGAGTACCGCCCGCGCGCCGCGACCGGAGAGGTCCCGCGCACCGCGATCGGCGCGGGCGAACTCCTCGTGCTCGACGGCGAACCCGTCGACCACGAGGGCGGCGGCAACAACCCGGCCGCCCCCCGCACCGCGGTCGGCTTCTCCCGTGACGGCGCCGTCATGCGGATCCTCACCGTCGACGGCCGCCAGGCCGACAGCGGCGGCGTGACCCTCACCGAACTCGGCCTGATGATGCGGCGCGAGGGGGCCCACAACGCCGTCAACCTCGACGGCGGCGGTTCCTCCACCCTCGTCGCCCGCGAGCCGGGCAGCGACACGATGCGGGTGGAGAACAGCCCGTCCGACGGCACCGAACGGCCGGTACCCAACGGCCTGGCCCTCACCGCGCCCGACGGCAGCGGCGAGCTCAGGGGCTACCGGGTCGGGACCGCCATGGACCCCGGCGCCGCGCCCACCGCCGACCCGGTCCGGGGCGGTCACCCCGAACGGGTCTTCCCCGGCCTGACCCGCCGCCTCACCGCCGCCGGGTACGACGAGACCTACGGACCCGCCGAGGGGGCGCCACACTGGTACGCGAGGAACCCCCTGGCCGGACGGGCCGGCCCCGACGGGGTGTTCACCGCCCGGCACAGCGGCTCCACGGACGTCATCGCGCGGCGGGGGAGTGCCCGCGGAGTCATCCGGCTGACCGTCCTCGGCGAACTGGACCGCATCCGGCCCTCGGTACGGCGGGTGGGCCTGGCCGACGCGCAGGCGTCCGGGCGCTTCGGCGTCCTCGGCCTCGACGCGCACGGCACCAGCGCCCCCGTGGAACCCTCCGACGTCCGGCTCGACTACGACCGCTCCCTCTTCGACATCGCCCCGGACGCCGAGGGCTTCACCGTCCGGGCGCGCACCGCCGAGCCCGTGGCCGGCCGTGTCACGGCGACCGTGGCGGGCAGGAGCACGGTCGTCGCCGTCACCGTCGGGCTGGCCGCCCACCAGGTCGCCTCCTTCGACGACGCGGGCCGCTGGACCTTCACCGCCGCCCGTGCCTCCGGCTCGGTCGCGCCCACGGCCGACGGCCGTACCGGCACCGGCCTGGACATGGCCTACGACTTCACCCAGTCCACCGCCACCCGCGCCGCCTACGCCCATCCGCCGGCGCAGATCCCCGTCGACGGCCAGCCGCAGTCGTTCGGGCTCTGGGTCAAGGGCGACGGCAACGGCGCCTGGCCGACCCTGCACCTGAAGGACCAGGCGGGCTCCGACCAGCTGCTCCGGGGACCGTATGTGACCTGGACGGGGTGGCGGCACGTCGAGTTCGCGGTGCCCGCCGGCGTCTCGTACCCCCTGCGGGTCCACCGCGTCTACCTCGCCGAGACCGCCGCCACCCGCTCGTACCGGGGCCGGGTCGTCTTCGACGAGCTCACGGCGATGGTCCCGCCCCCGGTGGCGCTGCCCGCCGGGCCGGTCCACCGGGACCCGCTGGTCGGGACCGCCGCGAAGACCGCGAGCCGGGACTGGCGCTTCGCGGTCCTGTCCGACGCGCAGTTCGTGGCCCGCAGCCCCGACAGCCAGGCCGTCGCCCAGGCCCGCCGCACCCTGCGGGAGATCAGAGCGGCCCGGCCCGACTTCGTGGTGGTCAACGGCGACCTGGTCGACGAGGGGTCACCGGCCGACCTGGCGTTCGCCCGCACCGTCCTGGAGGAGGAACTCGGCGGCGGGCCGCCCTGGTACTACGTACCGGGCAACCACGAGGTGATGGGCGGCGGGATCGACGACTTCGTCGCGGAGTTCGGGCCGGCCCGGCGCACGTTCGACCACAAGGGCACCCGGTTCATCACCCTCGACACCTCCAGCCTCGGGCTGCGCGGCGGCGGCCTCGCTCAGATCAGGGAGCTGCGCGCGCAACTGGACGCGGCGGCCGCCGATCCGCGCGTCGGCTCCGTGCTGGTCGTCCAGCACGTGCCGCCCCGCGACCCCACACCGCAGCAGGGCAGCCGGCTCGCGGACCGCAAGGAGGCGGCGCTGCTGGAGGGCTGGCTGTCCGCCTTCCGCCTGTCGACGGGCAAGGGGGCGGCCTTCGTCGGAGCCCATGTCGGCACCTTCCACGCGGAGCGCGTCGACGGTGTCCCGTACCTGGTCAACGGCAACTCGGCGAAGACGCCGTCCACTCCGGCGGACGAGGGCGGATTCACCGGATGGTCGCTGGTCGGCGTCGACCGGGTGTCACCCGCCGAGCAGGCGGTGGCGCGGCACCTGCCGTGGACCGGCGGACCCGACTGGGTGACCGTCCAGGCCCGCGCGCACGTCGACGGGCTCACCCTCGACGCCCCCGCTTCGGTACCGGCCGGGACCGGGGCCCCCGTCACCGCCGTCGTCCGGCAGGGCCAGGGCCCGGGCGCCCGTGAGGTACCCGCCCGCTTCCCGGTGAGCACCGACTGGAGCGGGTCGCCCCACCTGTACGTCGGCGATCCCGCCCGCGCCAGACCATGGCACGTCGCGGCGTACGACCCGTCCACGGGCCGCCTCACCGGACTCCGCCCGGGGACGGCCGTACTCGCGGTGACGGTGAACGGGACGAGGACCGAGTCCCGGGTGACCGTGGCCGCCTCGCCGGCCTCGTACGCCTCGTCGGCTTCGCATGTCCCGCCGGCCTCGTATGCCTCGTCGGCTTCGCATGTCCCGCCGGCCTCGTATGCCTCGTCGGCTTCCTGCGTCTGGTCGGCCGAGTCGGCCTCGCACCCCCTGCGCGCCCCCTGCGCACGCCCGGGCGGCGGCCCGGGTGACGCGACCGCGACGGCTCCCCGGCCGGTGACACCGGCGGGGCTCGCCGGGCGCGGCGTCGAAGGGATCAGCGGGTCGGGATGA
- a CDS encoding PadR family transcriptional regulator, producing the protein MALRHAVLAALLDGESSGYQLAKAFDLGVANFWHALPQQLYLELAKLEKAGLVEGRQVVQQTRPPKRLFTITDEGLRELARFAETSAKPSFIRDDLMVKVQAADSAPVAPVVEQLDERAAMATAKTDIFERFLRRLRGDLDEETFLATADRVGPYLTCLRGLRFEQETADWCARTAAVLRARQHRPAEGGPRRRDA; encoded by the coding sequence ATGGCGCTGCGCCATGCGGTGCTCGCGGCCCTGCTGGACGGGGAGTCCAGCGGCTACCAGCTCGCCAAGGCCTTCGATCTCGGGGTGGCGAACTTCTGGCACGCGCTGCCGCAGCAGCTCTATCTGGAGCTCGCGAAACTGGAGAAGGCCGGCCTGGTCGAGGGCCGCCAGGTGGTCCAGCAAACCCGTCCGCCGAAGCGGCTGTTCACCATCACGGACGAGGGGCTGCGGGAACTGGCGCGCTTCGCGGAGACCTCGGCGAAACCGTCCTTCATCCGGGACGACCTCATGGTCAAGGTGCAGGCCGCGGACAGTGCGCCCGTGGCACCGGTGGTCGAGCAGCTCGACGAACGGGCCGCGATGGCCACCGCCAAGACCGACATCTTCGAGCGCTTCCTCCGGCGGCTGCGCGGCGACCTCGACGAGGAGACCTTCCTCGCCACGGCGGATCGCGTCGGGCCCTATCTGACCTGTCTGCGGGGTCTGCGCTTCGAGCAGGAGACGGCCGACTGGTGCGCACGGACGGCCGCGGTCCTCCGAGCGCGGCAGCACCGGCCCGCGGAGGGCGGCCCGCGGCGCCGGGACGCCTGA
- a CDS encoding ABC transporter ATP-binding protein: MRVFGRVRAAGAAVSESERELFGGPLRYDMGWAEHERARLELSMLSAVRAMPRLVGGTLRRAWRADRPALVAVAVSEIGQGVAAAVGLLAVNAVMHALLGGGTPTDRLYAALPALVAVGVVGVVNAGLACWSTSRAGRLEPLVERLATTEYLAAAAAVEMEAIEDPEFRRLIDVAQYGAASARAMIGVSVAAVNGTISLVAAGGVLTVLHPALLPMLLLIAAPRGWGAMRVAQERYVSVMVWVEHVRAGRLLGSLLTSRSAAQEVRVHGVGDFLLDRYRDMAESAEREQKRLATDKALTELVAAGLSGLAMVATYAFMGWLIVAGHMELAVAGTAVIAVRSGSANLGALVMNVNQLHEEALYVHDHDRFLAEAARHTIPEGGADVPARVDEIRAEDVTYRYPDRAEPALDGVSLTIPMGSVTAVVGENGSGKSTLIKVLAGLLLPGSGSVRWAGVDVARLDRAQLFDRVALLTQDFERWPMTAGMNIRIGRPGRAASKEQDLAGAVRFAGGGALVERLPHGLRTLLARMFRGASEISGGEWQKIGLARTHFRTEGCGADGLLIVDEPTSALDPEAEIAVFDRIRRLAGPRRAIVLVTHRMSGVRHADTIHVLHRGRLVEHGTHDELMAADGRYASMFRTQAAQYAQGAQRPCGPAAEVSATGVPAGPPPVPGPPAGQDPAPEDPAIRHPSPAGPAPRPSVPQVRAPRGNGAGTPGPLGSAGAEVGPAEHGPRPDQAGPATGAGGPEQRPPRTGTPGSPAG; the protein is encoded by the coding sequence ATGAGGGTGTTCGGACGGGTGAGGGCGGCCGGGGCCGCGGTGTCCGAGAGCGAGCGGGAGCTGTTCGGCGGGCCGCTGCGGTACGACATGGGCTGGGCGGAGCACGAGCGGGCACGGCTGGAGCTGTCGATGCTCAGCGCGGTGCGGGCGATGCCGCGGCTGGTCGGCGGGACGCTGCGCAGGGCCTGGCGCGCGGACCGCCCGGCACTGGTCGCCGTGGCGGTCAGTGAGATCGGGCAGGGTGTCGCCGCGGCCGTGGGTCTGCTCGCGGTGAACGCGGTGATGCACGCCCTGCTCGGCGGCGGCACGCCGACCGACCGGCTGTACGCGGCGCTGCCGGCACTGGTCGCCGTGGGCGTGGTCGGTGTCGTCAACGCGGGGCTCGCGTGCTGGTCCACGTCCCGGGCGGGCCGGCTGGAGCCGCTGGTGGAGCGGCTGGCGACGACGGAGTACCTGGCGGCGGCAGCGGCGGTGGAGATGGAGGCGATCGAGGACCCGGAGTTCCGCCGGCTCATCGACGTCGCCCAGTACGGCGCGGCTTCGGCCCGCGCGATGATCGGCGTCAGCGTGGCCGCGGTGAACGGGACCATCTCGCTGGTCGCCGCGGGCGGTGTGCTGACGGTCCTGCATCCCGCGCTGCTGCCGATGCTCCTGCTGATCGCCGCCCCGCGGGGCTGGGGCGCGATGCGGGTGGCCCAGGAGCGGTACGTGTCGGTGATGGTGTGGGTGGAGCACGTCCGGGCGGGCCGGCTGCTCGGCTCCCTGCTCACCTCGCGCAGCGCGGCGCAGGAGGTCCGGGTGCACGGGGTGGGCGACTTCCTGCTGGACCGCTACCGGGACATGGCGGAGAGCGCGGAGCGGGAGCAGAAGCGCCTGGCGACGGACAAGGCGCTGACCGAACTCGTGGCGGCGGGCCTGTCGGGGCTCGCCATGGTGGCGACGTACGCGTTCATGGGGTGGCTGATCGTGGCGGGGCACATGGAGCTGGCGGTCGCCGGCACCGCGGTGATCGCGGTCCGCTCCGGCTCGGCGAACCTCGGCGCGCTGGTGATGAACGTCAACCAGCTCCACGAGGAGGCCCTGTACGTCCACGACCACGACCGCTTCCTGGCGGAGGCCGCCCGTCACACCATTCCCGAGGGCGGAGCCGACGTGCCCGCCCGGGTGGACGAGATCCGCGCGGAGGACGTCACGTACCGCTATCCCGACCGCGCGGAACCGGCCCTGGACGGGGTGTCGCTGACGATTCCGATGGGCTCGGTCACGGCCGTCGTCGGGGAGAACGGCTCGGGGAAGAGCACGCTGATCAAGGTTCTCGCCGGGCTGCTGCTGCCCGGCAGCGGCAGCGTGCGCTGGGCGGGGGTCGACGTGGCCCGCCTCGACCGCGCCCAGCTCTTCGACCGGGTCGCGCTGCTCACCCAGGACTTCGAGCGCTGGCCGATGACGGCGGGGATGAACATCCGTATCGGCCGCCCCGGACGGGCCGCCTCAAAGGAGCAGGACCTGGCGGGCGCGGTGCGGTTCGCGGGAGGCGGCGCGCTGGTGGAGCGGCTTCCGCACGGGCTGCGGACGCTGCTGGCCCGGATGTTCCGCGGAGCGTCCGAGATCTCCGGCGGCGAGTGGCAGAAGATCGGCCTGGCCCGTACGCACTTCCGTACCGAGGGCTGCGGGGCGGACGGCCTGCTGATCGTCGACGAGCCCACGTCCGCGCTCGACCCCGAGGCGGAGATCGCCGTGTTCGACCGCATCCGGCGGCTGGCCGGCCCGCGGCGCGCGATCGTGCTGGTGACCCACCGGATGTCCGGGGTGCGCCACGCCGACACCATCCATGTGCTCCACCGGGGGCGGCTGGTGGAGCACGGCACCCACGACGAGCTGATGGCCGCCGACGGCCGGTACGCGTCCATGTTCCGTACCCAGGCGGCGCAGTACGCGCAGGGGGCGCAACGGCCCTGCGGCCCGGCCGCGGAGGTCTCCGCGACCGGTGTCCCGGCCGGGCCTCCTCCGGTGCCCGGGCCCCCGGCCGGTCAGGACCCGGCACCCGAGGACCCGGCGATCCGGCACCCGTCGCCCGCGGGTCCCGCGCCCCGGCCGTCGGTGCCGCAGGTCCGTGCGCCCCGGGGCAACGGGGCGGGGACCCCGGGCCCGCTCGGCTCCGCCGGGGCGGAGGTGGGGCCGGCGGAGCACGGGCCGCGGCCGGACCAGGCCGGACCGGCGACCGGGGCCGGTGGCCCCGAGCAGCGTCCGCCCCGTACCGGCACGCCGGGGAGTCCCGCCGGGTAG
- a CDS encoding S1 family peptidase: MRHARRNLQRIARLAAVGGLVCGSLMVSDAMAGENRAPGTGTAPAAPAAAPGGGVVERLGTSRTAGSWIGDDGRPVVAVTDQGAAAEVRRAGANPKVVSHSADELRSATETLRGAPRVPGTAWAVNYRTNEVVVRADRTVSASDWSRLTELAEDIGGFVRMERSQGTFTTRLNGAAPMFGGASRCSAGFNVTDGQQSFVLTAGHCGPVGTTWFGDRGRNDRVGSTVAGSFPGGDYSLVRYDEGAAPDPAAAGIVAIGEDRGVRIVGAADPAVGQEVFRSGSTTGLRSGRVTALNATVNYPEGTVGGLIETTVCAEAGDSGGPLFAQGIALGVTSGGTGDCDSGGTTYFQPVTSAMASLGVALSGQPPAPPGGADGQPAAPADPSAPAAGGTAPGAGTGGGAAPPWGGTSGPGIVTDIAAGLGPLGAVAPGVGVIGASLVLLVVSRWIQTAQGRRNYREYYSQTWA; encoded by the coding sequence ATGAGGCACGCACGACGGAACCTTCAGCGGATCGCCCGGCTGGCGGCGGTCGGCGGGCTGGTCTGCGGCTCGCTGATGGTCTCCGACGCCATGGCGGGGGAGAACCGGGCGCCGGGGACGGGCACGGCCCCCGCCGCACCGGCCGCCGCACCGGGTGGCGGGGTGGTCGAACGGCTCGGGACGTCCCGGACCGCGGGGAGCTGGATCGGTGACGACGGCCGCCCCGTGGTCGCCGTGACCGACCAGGGGGCCGCGGCCGAGGTGCGCAGGGCCGGCGCGAACCCCAAGGTGGTGAGCCACAGCGCGGACGAACTCCGCTCGGCCACCGAGACCCTGCGTGGCGCCCCGCGGGTGCCGGGCACGGCGTGGGCGGTGAACTACCGCACCAACGAGGTCGTGGTGCGCGCCGACCGCACCGTCTCCGCCTCCGACTGGTCGCGGCTCACCGAACTCGCCGAGGACATCGGCGGCTTCGTCCGGATGGAACGCAGCCAGGGCACCTTCACCACCCGGCTGAACGGTGCCGCACCGATGTTCGGTGGGGCCAGCCGGTGCTCCGCCGGCTTCAACGTCACCGACGGGCAGCAGTCGTTCGTCCTCACGGCCGGCCACTGCGGGCCCGTCGGGACGACCTGGTTCGGCGACCGCGGGCGGAACGACCGGGTCGGCAGCACGGTCGCCGGCAGCTTCCCGGGCGGCGACTACTCCCTGGTGCGCTACGACGAGGGCGCCGCGCCCGACCCGGCCGCCGCCGGCATCGTGGCCATCGGAGAGGACCGGGGGGTACGGATCGTCGGGGCGGCCGACCCCGCGGTAGGCCAGGAGGTGTTCCGCAGCGGCAGCACCACCGGGCTGCGATCCGGGCGGGTGACCGCGCTCAACGCGACCGTCAACTACCCCGAGGGTACCGTCGGCGGGCTGATCGAGACGACCGTCTGCGCCGAGGCCGGGGACAGCGGCGGCCCGCTGTTCGCCCAGGGCATCGCGCTCGGCGTCACCTCGGGCGGCACCGGTGACTGCGACAGCGGCGGCACCACCTACTTCCAGCCGGTCACCAGCGCCATGGCGTCGCTCGGGGTGGCGCTCAGCGGGCAGCCGCCCGCCCCGCCGGGCGGTGCTGACGGACAGCCCGCGGCTCCGGCGGACCCGTCGGCGCCCGCCGCCGGCGGCACGGCGCCGGGGGCGGGTACGGGGGGCGGTGCCGCGCCGCCGTGGGGCGGTACGTCCGGCCCCGGGATCGTCACCGACATCGCCGCCGGGCTCGGGCCGCTCGGTGCGGTCGCCCCCGGCGTCGGCGTCATCGGCGCGAGCCTGGTCCTGCTGGTCGTCAGCCGCTGGATCCAGACGGCCCAGGGCCGCCGGAACTACCGGGAGTACTACTCGCAGACCTGGGCCTGA
- a CDS encoding amidase, producing MTDDLAYAGVAGQAAAVRSGEVSARELTGLLLARIERYDGTLNAFTAVMAEEALAEAARRDAAAPKERGPLHGVPVAVKEENDVEGRVTTFGTAANTRPATADSEVVRRLRDAGAVIVGKTNMPEFGLFPFTESSAHGNTRNPWSPDRSPGGSSGGSAAAVAAGLVPAAIGGDGGGSLRIPAACCGLFGLKPTRGRVSTAPHPHLWWGLGALGPLTRSVPDCALVHDAIRGSLPGDMFRAGTPAGSFTAAAAAEPPRLRIGWSTRPAARGVRPAPEVVGAVTRTAALLAELGHHVREVDPRYPDPTAAFVPQFFAGLRTEAFAVDDYARLERRTRETVRLGAWVRPAVTRWAMARGEEVAVRANRVFDRVDVLLTPTIAGLPPTGGRLEGTGTVRAALRAMPMIAYCALWNVTGNPAASVPAGFTAGGLPLAVQLVGRRDDETTLLSLAAELERARPWAGRRPLPA from the coding sequence ATGACGGACGATCTTGCGTATGCGGGCGTCGCCGGGCAGGCCGCGGCCGTCCGCTCCGGTGAGGTGTCGGCTCGGGAGCTCACCGGACTGCTGCTCGCCCGCATCGAACGCTACGACGGCACCCTCAACGCCTTCACCGCCGTCATGGCCGAGGAGGCCCTGGCCGAAGCCGCCCGCAGGGACGCCGCCGCCCCAAAGGAGCGGGGCCCGCTGCACGGCGTACCGGTGGCGGTCAAGGAGGAGAACGACGTCGAAGGCCGGGTGACGACCTTCGGCACCGCCGCCAACACCCGCCCCGCGACCGCGGATTCGGAGGTGGTGCGCCGGCTGCGCGACGCGGGCGCGGTCATCGTCGGGAAGACGAACATGCCCGAGTTCGGCCTCTTCCCGTTCACCGAGTCGTCGGCGCACGGGAACACCCGCAACCCCTGGTCCCCGGACCGCTCGCCCGGCGGCTCCAGCGGCGGCTCGGCGGCCGCGGTCGCGGCCGGGCTGGTCCCGGCCGCCATCGGCGGCGACGGCGGCGGCTCCCTCCGCATCCCGGCCGCCTGCTGCGGCCTGTTCGGCCTGAAGCCCACCCGCGGCCGGGTGAGCACCGCGCCGCATCCGCACCTGTGGTGGGGGCTCGGGGCACTCGGTCCGCTGACCCGCTCGGTGCCGGACTGCGCCCTCGTCCACGACGCGATCCGCGGTTCCCTGCCCGGGGACATGTTCCGCGCCGGGACCCCTGCCGGCTCCTTCACGGCGGCCGCGGCCGCCGAACCGCCCCGGCTGCGGATCGGCTGGTCCACCCGGCCCGCCGCGCGGGGCGTGCGGCCCGCGCCGGAGGTCGTCGGGGCCGTGACCCGGACGGCCGCCCTGCTGGCCGAACTCGGCCACCACGTCCGGGAGGTCGACCCCCGCTACCCCGACCCCACCGCCGCGTTCGTGCCGCAGTTCTTCGCCGGACTGCGCACCGAGGCGTTCGCCGTGGACGACTACGCCCGGCTGGAGCGGCGCACCCGGGAGACCGTCCGCCTCGGAGCCTGGGTCCGGCCCGCCGTCACCCGCTGGGCGATGGCCCGGGGGGAGGAGGTGGCCGTCCGGGCGAACCGCGTGTTCGACCGGGTCGACGTGCTGCTCACTCCGACGATCGCCGGCCTCCCGCCCACGGGCGGAAGGCTGGAGGGCACCGGCACGGTGCGAGCGGCCCTGCGGGCCATGCCGATGATCGCGTACTGCGCGCTGTGGAACGTCACCGGCAACCCCGCGGCCTCGGTCCCGGCCGGGTTCACGGCGGGCGGACTGCCCCTCGCCGTACAGCTGGTGGGCCGCCGTGACGACGAGACGACACTGCTGTCCCTGGCCGCCGAGCTGGAGAGGGCCCGCCCCTGGGCCGGCCGCAGACCGCTGCCGGCCTGA